From a single Streptomyces rubradiris genomic region:
- the hpnC gene encoding squalene synthase HpnC, whose amino-acid sequence MTATDTASGLERATLDKAASENFPVAPFFLPRAWRADLMAVYGFARLVDDIGDGDLVPGGADARALGVSPAEAGDRLLLLDAFEEDLRRVFDGTPHHPLLRRLQPTVRRRALTPEPFLGLIAANRQDQLVARYETYDDLLAYCALSANPVGRLVLGVTGTSTPERIRLSDAICTALQIVEHLQDVAEDYGRDRIYLPAEDMKRFHVQEADLGQKSAGASVRALVAYEAQRARDLLDEGAPLVGSVHGRLKLLLAGFVAGGKAAVEAITAAGFDVLPGPPRPGKVQLLREVGVILRGEG is encoded by the coding sequence ATGACGGCCACCGATACGGCGTCCGGCCTGGAACGCGCCACCCTGGACAAGGCCGCGAGCGAGAACTTCCCGGTGGCCCCCTTCTTCCTGCCCCGGGCCTGGCGCGCCGACCTCATGGCGGTCTACGGCTTCGCCCGCCTCGTGGACGACATCGGCGACGGCGACCTCGTCCCCGGCGGCGCCGACGCCCGCGCGCTCGGCGTGTCGCCCGCCGAGGCCGGCGACCGGCTGCTCCTCCTCGACGCCTTCGAGGAGGATCTGCGCCGCGTCTTCGACGGCACGCCGCACCACCCGTTGCTGCGCCGCCTGCAGCCGACCGTCCGGCGCCGCGCCCTCACCCCCGAGCCGTTCCTCGGGCTGATCGCCGCCAACCGCCAGGACCAGCTCGTCGCCCGGTACGAGACCTACGACGACCTCCTCGCCTACTGCGCGCTGTCGGCCAACCCCGTCGGCCGCCTCGTCCTCGGCGTCACCGGCACCTCCACCCCCGAGCGGATCCGGCTGTCCGACGCGATCTGCACCGCGCTGCAGATCGTGGAGCACCTCCAGGACGTCGCCGAGGACTACGGCCGCGACCGGATCTACCTGCCGGCCGAGGACATGAAGCGCTTCCACGTCCAAGAAGCTGATCTTGGCCAAAAAAGCGCGGGCGCATCGGTGCGCGCCCTGGTTGCATACGAAGCACAACGCGCCCGCGATCTGCTGGATGAAGGCGCTCCCCTGGTGGGTAGCGTCCACGGCAGGCTGAAGCTGCTGCTCGCGGGGTTCGTGGCGGGGGGAAAGGCGGCGGTCGAAGCGATCACCGCCGCCGGATTCGACGTACTTCCCGGCCCGCCCAGACCCGGCAAGGTCCAGTTGCTGCGTGAGGTGGGCGTGATCCTGCGAGGAGAGGGGTGA
- a CDS encoding ABC transporter ATP-binding protein yields MAEQHNQDRRPTVIADDLHIVYRVNGAKSGKGSATAALSRILRRGEERGVRKVHAVRGVSFVAYRGEAIGLIGSNGSGKSTLLRAVAGLLPAEKGKVYTDGQPSLLGVNAALMNDLTGERNVILGGLAMGMSREQIKERYQDIVDFSGINEKGDFITLPMRTYSSGMAARLRFSIAAAKDHDVLMIDEALATGDRKFQQRSEERIRELRKEAGTVFLVSHNNKSIRDTCNRVLWLERGELRMDGPTDEVLKEYEKFTGK; encoded by the coding sequence GTGGCTGAGCAGCACAACCAGGACCGGCGCCCGACGGTCATCGCGGACGACCTGCACATCGTCTACCGGGTCAACGGAGCCAAGTCCGGCAAGGGCAGCGCGACGGCGGCCCTCAGCCGCATCCTCCGGCGCGGCGAGGAGCGGGGCGTGCGCAAGGTGCACGCCGTGCGCGGCGTGTCCTTCGTCGCCTACCGCGGCGAGGCCATCGGCCTGATCGGCTCCAACGGCTCCGGCAAGTCGACCCTGCTGCGCGCCGTGGCCGGCCTGCTGCCCGCGGAGAAGGGCAAGGTCTACACCGACGGCCAGCCGTCCCTGCTGGGCGTGAACGCGGCCCTGATGAACGACCTCACCGGCGAGCGGAACGTCATCCTGGGCGGCCTGGCCATGGGCATGTCCCGGGAGCAGATCAAGGAGCGCTACCAGGACATCGTCGACTTCTCCGGCATCAACGAGAAGGGCGACTTCATCACCCTGCCGATGCGCACCTACTCCTCCGGTATGGCGGCCCGGCTGCGTTTCTCCATCGCCGCCGCCAAGGACCACGACGTCCTGATGATCGACGAGGCGCTGGCCACCGGTGACCGCAAGTTCCAGCAGCGCTCCGAGGAACGCATCCGGGAACTGCGCAAAGAGGCCGGAACGGTCTTTCTGGTCAGTCACAACAACAAGTCGATCCGCGACACCTGCAACCGCGTGTTGTGGCTGGAGCGCGGTGAACTGCGGATGGACGGACCCACCGACGAGGTCCTGAAGGAGTACGAGAAGTTCACGGGCAAGTGA
- a CDS encoding ABC transporter permease: protein MSETMHDGTVAVTAAASPDAGLTAAELAAKYGLSVSGARPSLVEYVRQLWGRRHFILAFSQAKLTAQYSQAKLGQLWQVATPLLNAAVYFFIFGLILHASRGMSQDVYIPFLVTGVFVFTFTQSSVMSGVRAISGNLGLVRALHFPRASLPISFSLQQLQQLLFSMLVLFAVAIGFGSYPGLSWLLIVPVLVLQFLFNTGLALIVARMGAKTPDLAQLMPFLLRTWMYASGVMFSINNMLAGRPEWIVRVLQVNPVAIYMDLMRFALIDGYGSSHLPPHVWAIALFWAVVFFAGGFVYFWKAEERYGRG from the coding sequence GTGAGTGAGACCATGCACGACGGCACGGTCGCGGTGACCGCGGCCGCGTCGCCCGACGCGGGACTGACGGCGGCCGAGCTCGCCGCCAAGTACGGGCTCTCCGTGAGCGGCGCCCGGCCCTCGCTCGTGGAGTACGTCCGGCAGCTGTGGGGACGGCGCCACTTCATCCTGGCCTTCTCCCAGGCCAAGCTGACCGCCCAGTACAGCCAGGCCAAACTCGGCCAGCTCTGGCAGGTGGCCACGCCCCTGCTCAACGCGGCCGTGTACTTCTTCATCTTCGGGCTGATCCTGCACGCCAGCCGCGGCATGTCCCAGGACGTGTACATCCCGTTCCTGGTCACCGGCGTGTTCGTGTTCACCTTCACGCAGAGCTCGGTGATGTCGGGCGTCCGCGCGATCTCCGGCAACCTCGGCCTGGTGCGCGCCCTGCACTTCCCGCGCGCCTCGCTGCCCATCTCCTTCTCGCTCCAGCAGCTCCAGCAGCTGCTGTTCTCGATGCTGGTGCTGTTCGCCGTGGCGATCGGCTTCGGCAGCTACCCCGGCCTGTCCTGGCTGCTGATCGTGCCGGTGCTGGTGCTCCAGTTCCTGTTCAACACCGGGCTGGCGCTGATCGTGGCCCGCATGGGCGCCAAGACGCCGGACCTCGCGCAGCTGATGCCGTTCCTGCTGCGCACCTGGATGTACGCCTCCGGTGTCATGTTCTCGATCAACAACATGCTGGCGGGCCGCCCCGAGTGGATCGTCCGGGTGCTCCAGGTCAACCCGGTCGCGATCTACATGGACCTGATGCGCTTCGCGCTGATCGACGGCTACGGCTCGTCGCACCTGCCGCCGCACGTGTGGGCCATCGCCCTGTTCTGGGCCGTGGTCTTCTTCGCCGGCGGCTTCGTGTACTTCTGGAAGGCGGAGGAGCGGTACGGCCGTGGCTGA
- a CDS encoding glycosyltransferase family 2 protein: MKVGAVVITMGNRPEELRALLDSVAEQDGDPVEVVVVGNGSPVPEVPEGVRTLELPENLGIPGGRNVGIEAFGPGGRDVDILLFLDDDGLLARHDTAELCREAFAADPELGIISFRIADPDTGETQRRHVPRLRASDPMRSSRVTTFLGGANAVRTRVFAEVGVLPDEFFYAHEETDLAWRALDAGWMIDYRSDMVLYHPTTAPSRHAVYHRMVARNRVWLARRNLPAPLVPVYLGVWLLLTLARRPSRPALKAWFGGFREGWSTPCGPRRPMRWRTVWRLTRLGRPPVI, from the coding sequence ATGAAGGTCGGTGCCGTCGTCATCACCATGGGCAACCGGCCCGAGGAGCTGCGGGCCCTGCTCGACTCCGTCGCCGAGCAGGACGGCGACCCGGTCGAGGTCGTCGTCGTCGGCAACGGCTCGCCCGTCCCGGAGGTGCCCGAGGGCGTGCGGACCCTGGAGCTGCCCGAGAACCTGGGCATCCCCGGCGGGCGCAACGTCGGCATAGAGGCCTTCGGGCCCGGCGGCCGCGATGTCGACATATTGCTCTTCCTCGACGACGACGGCCTGCTCGCCCGCCACGACACCGCCGAGCTGTGCCGCGAGGCCTTCGCCGCGGACCCCGAGCTGGGCATCATCAGCTTCCGCATCGCCGACCCCGACACCGGCGAGACCCAGCGCCGGCACGTGCCCCGGCTGCGCGCCTCCGACCCGATGCGCTCCTCCCGGGTCACCACCTTCCTCGGCGGCGCCAACGCCGTGCGCACCCGCGTCTTCGCGGAGGTCGGCGTCCTGCCCGACGAGTTCTTCTACGCGCACGAGGAGACCGACCTGGCCTGGCGGGCGCTGGACGCGGGCTGGATGATCGACTACCGCTCCGACATGGTGCTGTACCACCCGACGACCGCGCCGTCGCGGCACGCCGTCTACCACCGCATGGTCGCCCGCAACCGGGTCTGGCTCGCCCGCCGCAACCTGCCCGCCCCCCTGGTCCCGGTCTACCTCGGGGTCTGGCTGCTGCTCACCCTGGCGCGCCGCCCCTCGCGACCGGCCCTGAAAGCGTGGTTCGGCGGCTTCCGGGAAGGCTGGTCCACACCGTGCGGTCCCCGCCGCCCGATGCGCTGGCGTACGGTATGGCGACTCACCCGACTGGGCCGCCCGCCGGTCATCTGA
- a CDS encoding CDP-alcohol phosphatidyltransferase family protein, with amino-acid sequence MSRPSVAELRPVVHPAGVKDRRSGEHWAGRLYMREVSLRVDRYLVDTRVTPNQLTYLMTVCGVLATPALLVPGITGAVLGVVATQLYLLLDCVDGEVARWKQQYSLGGVYLDRVGAYLTDAAVLVGLGLRAADLWGTGRIDWLWAFLGTLAALGAILIKAETDLVGVARHQTGKPPVQEAASEPRSSGMALARRAASALKFHRLILGIEASLLILVLAIVDQARGDLFFTRLGTAVLAGIALLQTLLHLVSILASSRLK; translated from the coding sequence ATGTCAAGGCCATCGGTAGCTGAACTCCGTCCGGTCGTCCACCCCGCGGGGGTGAAGGACCGGCGCAGCGGTGAGCACTGGGCGGGACGCCTCTACATGCGCGAGGTGTCCCTGCGCGTCGACCGCTACCTGGTCGACACCAGGGTCACGCCCAACCAGCTCACGTACCTGATGACCGTCTGCGGCGTGCTCGCGACCCCGGCCCTGCTGGTGCCGGGGATCACGGGCGCGGTGCTCGGCGTGGTCGCCACCCAGCTGTACCTGCTGCTGGACTGCGTCGACGGCGAGGTCGCCCGCTGGAAGCAGCAGTACTCGCTGGGCGGGGTCTACCTGGACCGGGTCGGCGCCTACCTCACCGACGCTGCCGTGCTGGTCGGCCTCGGCCTGCGCGCCGCCGACCTGTGGGGCACCGGCCGGATCGACTGGCTGTGGGCCTTCCTCGGCACCCTCGCCGCGCTCGGCGCCATCCTGATCAAGGCCGAGACCGACCTGGTCGGCGTCGCCCGGCACCAGACCGGCAAGCCCCCGGTGCAGGAGGCCGCGTCCGAGCCGCGCTCCTCCGGCATGGCGCTGGCCCGGCGGGCCGCCTCGGCGCTGAAGTTCCACCGGCTGATCCTCGGCATCGAGGCCTCGCTGCTCATCCTCGTCCTCGCGATCGTGGACCAGGCCCGCGGCGACCTGTTCTTCACCCGTCTCGGCACCGCCGTGCTGGCCGGCATCGCCCTGCTGCAGACCCTGCTGCACCTGGTGTCCATCCTCGCCTCCAGCAGGCTGAAGTGA
- a CDS encoding iron-containing alcohol dehydrogenase family protein: MPVLTRLIPSPVVVDIRPGALDDLACVLADERISQSGRLAIAVSGGSGARLRERIAPTLPGATWYEVGGGTLDDAIRLAGDIKAGHYDAVVGLGGGKIIDCAKFAASRVGLPLVAVATNLAHDGLCSPVATLDNDAGRGSYGVPNPIAVIIDLDVIREAPVRFVRSGIGDAISNISAVADWELSHQVNGEKVDGLAAAMARQAGEAVLRHPGGVGDDGFLQVLAEALVLTGIAMSVSGDSRPSSGACHEINHAFDLLYPKRAAAHGEQCGLGAAFAMYLRGAHEESAYMAEVLRRHGLPVLPEEIGFTVDEFVRAVQFAPETRPGRYTILEHLDLKTNQIKDIYADYVKAIGS, translated from the coding sequence GTGCCGGTACTGACGCGGCTGATTCCCTCGCCGGTCGTCGTGGACATCCGCCCGGGTGCCCTGGACGACCTGGCCTGTGTCCTCGCCGACGAACGCATCTCGCAGTCGGGCCGGCTCGCCATCGCCGTCAGCGGCGGCTCCGGGGCCCGGCTGCGCGAGCGCATCGCCCCGACCCTGCCCGGCGCCACCTGGTACGAGGTCGGCGGCGGCACCCTGGACGACGCCATCCGGCTGGCGGGCGACATCAAGGCCGGCCACTACGACGCGGTCGTCGGCCTCGGCGGCGGCAAGATCATCGACTGTGCCAAGTTCGCGGCCTCCCGCGTCGGCCTGCCGCTGGTCGCCGTCGCCACCAATCTCGCCCACGACGGCCTGTGCTCACCGGTCGCGACCCTCGACAACGACGCGGGTCGCGGCTCCTACGGCGTGCCCAACCCGATCGCGGTCATCATCGACCTCGACGTGATCCGCGAGGCACCCGTCCGGTTCGTCCGCTCCGGTATCGGCGACGCCATCTCCAACATCTCCGCCGTCGCCGACTGGGAGCTGTCCCACCAGGTCAACGGCGAGAAGGTCGACGGCCTGGCCGCCGCCATGGCCCGGCAGGCCGGCGAGGCCGTGCTGCGCCACCCCGGCGGGGTCGGCGACGACGGCTTCCTCCAGGTGCTGGCCGAGGCGCTGGTCCTCACCGGCATCGCCATGTCCGTGTCGGGCGACTCCCGCCCGTCCTCCGGCGCCTGCCACGAGATCAACCACGCCTTCGACCTGCTCTACCCCAAGCGCGCCGCCGCCCACGGCGAGCAGTGCGGCCTCGGCGCCGCCTTCGCGATGTACCTGCGCGGCGCCCACGAGGAGTCGGCGTACATGGCCGAGGTGCTGCGCCGGCACGGGCTCCCGGTCCTGCCGGAGGAGATCGGCTTCACCGTGGACGAGTTCGTCCGCGCGGTCCAGTTCGCCCCGGAGACCCGGCCCGGCCGCTACACGATCCTCGAACACCTCGACCTCAAGACGAACCAGATCAAGGACATCTACGCCGACTATGTCAAGGCCATCGGTAGCTGA
- a CDS encoding sugar phosphate nucleotidyltransferase produces the protein MIGLVLAAGAGRRLRPYTDTLPKALVPVGPEGVEGEPTVLDLTLGNFAEIGLTEVAVIVGYRKEAVYARKAALEAKYGLKLTLIDNDKAEEWNNAYSLWCGRDALRDGVILANGDTVHPVSVEKALLAARGEGKRIILAVDTVKKLADEEMKVVVDPAKGMTKITKLMDPAEATGEYIGVTLIEGDAAPELADALKTVWETDPQQFYEHGYQELVDRGFRIDVAPIGEVDWVEIDNHDDLARGREIACRY, from the coding sequence ATGATCGGCCTCGTGCTGGCGGCCGGCGCCGGACGGCGTCTGCGCCCCTACACCGACACGCTGCCCAAGGCGCTGGTGCCGGTGGGGCCCGAGGGTGTGGAGGGCGAACCGACGGTCCTGGACCTGACGCTGGGCAACTTCGCCGAGATCGGGCTGACCGAGGTCGCGGTCATCGTCGGCTACCGCAAGGAGGCCGTCTACGCGCGCAAGGCGGCGCTGGAGGCGAAGTACGGCCTGAAGCTCACCCTGATCGACAACGACAAGGCCGAGGAGTGGAACAACGCCTACTCCCTGTGGTGCGGCCGGGACGCGCTGCGTGACGGGGTGATCCTCGCCAACGGTGACACCGTGCACCCGGTCTCCGTGGAGAAGGCGCTGCTGGCCGCCCGGGGTGAGGGCAAGCGGATCATCCTCGCCGTGGACACGGTGAAGAAGCTGGCCGACGAGGAGATGAAGGTCGTCGTCGACCCCGCGAAGGGGATGACGAAGATCACCAAGCTGATGGACCCGGCGGAGGCCACCGGCGAGTACATCGGTGTGACCCTGATCGAGGGCGACGCGGCGCCGGAGCTGGCGGACGCGCTGAAGACGGTCTGGGAGACGGACCCGCAGCAGTTCTACGAGCACGGGTACCAGGAGCTGGTCGACCGCGGCTTCCGCATCGACGTGGCGCCGATCGGCGAGGTCGACTGGGTCGAGATCGACAACCACGACGACCTCGCCCGGGGACGGGAGATCGCGTGCCGGTACTGA
- a CDS encoding DUF5941 domain-containing protein, with amino-acid sequence MSTAIVTGQPVPGSSLENDLRSLGFDVRVAADAAETETLLAAVPADRRVALVDARFVGHPHALRLGLTDPRFPLAAVPGAVTAQPTARQALTRAVARATSAPARSAEGGAPALAVDSLADRVAGALEDDGGAVHRPELGSLVATVPAEPGAREEARRAVAAVDEEAVRLKSAVKSRDGFFTTFFISPYSRYIARWCARRGLTPNQVTTASLLTALIAAGCAATGTRGGFVAAGVLLIASFVLDCTDGQLARYALKYSTLGAWLDATFDRAKEYAYYAGLALGAARGGDDVWALALGAMVLQTCRHVVDFSFNEANHDATANTSPTAALSDKLDSVGWTVWVRRMIVLPIGERWAMIAVLTAATTPRITFYALLVGCALAAAYTTAGRVLRSVTRRARRTDRAARALADLADSGPLANAVRRVFRRGLPGLAVPAVALLGGAAVVACSALTDFGGALPVAGALVYVLTSALAVARPLKGALDWLVPPVFRAAEYGTVLALAGKAGVNGALPAAFGLVAAVAYHHYDTVYRIRGNAGASPAWLVRVIGGQEGRTLLLTVLAAVLTAAQFKAALTVLAVAIALVVLVESVRFWVSAGAPAVHDEGETA; translated from the coding sequence TTGTCGACCGCCATCGTCACCGGTCAGCCGGTCCCCGGATCGTCACTGGAGAACGATCTGCGGTCCCTCGGCTTCGACGTGCGCGTGGCCGCCGACGCCGCCGAGACCGAGACGCTGCTCGCCGCCGTGCCGGCCGACCGGCGCGTCGCCCTGGTCGACGCCCGCTTCGTGGGCCACCCGCACGCCCTGCGCCTCGGCCTGACCGACCCGCGCTTCCCGCTCGCCGCCGTACCCGGCGCCGTCACCGCCCAGCCCACCGCCCGGCAGGCCCTCACCCGGGCCGTGGCCCGCGCGACCTCCGCGCCCGCCCGCTCGGCCGAGGGCGGCGCCCCCGCGCTCGCCGTGGACAGCCTCGCCGACCGCGTCGCCGGCGCCCTGGAAGACGACGGCGGCGCGGTGCACCGGCCCGAGCTGGGCAGCCTGGTCGCCACCGTGCCCGCCGAGCCGGGGGCACGGGAGGAGGCCCGGCGGGCCGTCGCCGCCGTCGACGAGGAGGCCGTCCGCCTGAAGTCGGCCGTGAAGTCCCGCGACGGCTTCTTCACCACGTTCTTCATCAGCCCCTACTCGCGCTACATCGCCCGCTGGTGCGCCCGCCGCGGCCTGACCCCGAACCAGGTCACCACGGCCTCGCTGCTCACCGCGCTGATCGCGGCCGGCTGCGCGGCGACCGGCACCCGGGGCGGCTTCGTCGCGGCCGGCGTGCTGCTCATCGCGTCCTTCGTGCTGGACTGCACCGACGGCCAGCTCGCCCGCTACGCGCTGAAGTACTCCACCCTCGGCGCCTGGCTCGACGCCACCTTCGACCGGGCCAAGGAGTACGCCTACTACGCGGGCCTCGCCCTCGGCGCCGCCCGCGGCGGCGACGACGTCTGGGCGCTCGCCCTCGGCGCGATGGTCCTGCAGACCTGCCGGCACGTGGTCGACTTCTCCTTCAACGAGGCCAACCACGACGCCACCGCCAACACCAGCCCCACCGCGGCCCTCTCCGACAAGCTCGACAGCGTCGGCTGGACGGTCTGGGTGCGCCGCATGATCGTGCTGCCGATCGGCGAACGCTGGGCGATGATCGCGGTCCTCACCGCGGCCACCACCCCGCGCATCACCTTCTACGCCCTGCTCGTCGGCTGCGCCCTGGCCGCGGCGTACACCACGGCCGGCCGGGTGCTGCGCTCGGTGACCCGCCGGGCCCGGCGCACCGACCGGGCCGCCCGGGCGCTCGCCGACCTCGCCGACTCCGGGCCGCTGGCGAACGCGGTCCGCCGGGTGTTCCGGCGCGGCCTGCCCGGTCTCGCCGTGCCCGCCGTCGCCCTGCTGGGCGGCGCCGCGGTCGTGGCCTGCTCCGCCCTCACCGACTTCGGCGGCGCCCTCCCGGTGGCCGGGGCCCTGGTCTACGTCCTCACCTCGGCGCTCGCCGTGGCCCGTCCACTCAAGGGCGCCCTGGACTGGCTGGTCCCGCCGGTGTTCCGGGCCGCCGAGTACGGCACGGTTCTCGCCCTCGCCGGTAAAGCGGGGGTGAACGGAGCCCTTCCCGCCGCTTTCGGGCTGGTGGCGGCCGTCGCCTACCATCACTACGACACGGTGTACCGCATCCGCGGCAACGCCGGAGCGTCCCCGGCCTGGCTGGTGCGCGTCATCGGTGGGCAGGAGGGGCGGACGCTGCTCCTCACCGTCCTGGCCGCCGTGCTCACCGCCGCGCAGTTCAAGGCCGCGCTCACGGTTCTCGCCGTGGCCATCGCCCTGGTGGTGCTCGTCGAGAGCGTCCGCTTCTGGGTGTCCGCCGGGGCGCCCGCCGTACACGATGAAGGAGAAACCGCATGA
- a CDS encoding cation diffusion facilitator family transporter: MGAGHDHGHAHSHAPAPGTATAAYRGRLRVALGITLTIMVVEIVGGLVADSLALIADAAHMATDAVGLGMALLAIHFAGRPPSANRTFGYARAEILAALANCLLLLGVGGYVLYEAVQRFVEPAPTRGGLMIVFGLVGLVANSVSLLLLMRGQKESLNVRGAFLEVAADALGSVAVLVSAAVILVTGWQPADPVASLVIGLMIVPRTLKLLRETLDVLLEAAPKGVDMAEVRAHILALDGVEDVHDLHAWTITSGMPVLSAHVVVSSEVLNAIGNEKMLHELQGCLGDHFDVEHCTFQLEPGGHAEHEARLCH; this comes from the coding sequence ATGGGGGCAGGGCACGACCACGGGCACGCGCACTCCCACGCGCCGGCCCCGGGTACGGCCACGGCCGCCTACCGCGGCCGGCTGCGCGTGGCGCTGGGCATCACGCTCACGATCATGGTGGTGGAGATCGTCGGCGGCCTGGTCGCGGACTCGCTCGCGCTGATCGCGGACGCGGCGCACATGGCGACCGACGCGGTCGGCCTCGGCATGGCACTGCTGGCGATCCACTTCGCGGGCCGCCCGCCGAGCGCCAACCGCACCTTCGGCTACGCGCGCGCGGAGATCCTCGCGGCCCTGGCCAACTGTCTGCTGCTGCTCGGGGTCGGCGGATACGTCCTGTACGAGGCGGTCCAGCGGTTCGTCGAGCCCGCGCCGACCCGGGGCGGACTGATGATCGTGTTCGGTCTGGTGGGCCTGGTCGCGAACTCCGTCTCGCTGCTGCTGCTGATGCGCGGGCAGAAGGAGAGCCTGAACGTGCGCGGCGCGTTCCTGGAGGTGGCCGCGGACGCGCTGGGCTCGGTGGCGGTGCTGGTGTCGGCGGCGGTGATCCTGGTCACCGGATGGCAGCCGGCGGACCCGGTCGCCTCCCTGGTCATCGGGCTGATGATCGTGCCGCGCACACTGAAGCTGCTGCGCGAGACGCTGGACGTGCTGCTGGAGGCGGCCCCCAAGGGCGTCGACATGGCCGAGGTACGGGCGCACATCCTGGCGCTGGACGGCGTGGAGGACGTGCACGACCTGCACGCCTGGACCATCACCTCGGGCATGCCGGTGCTGTCGGCGCACGTGGTGGTCAGCTCCGAGGTGCTGAACGCCATCGGGAACGAGAAGATGCTGCACGAACTCCAGGGCTGCCTCGGCGACCACTTCGACGTGGAGCACTGCACGTTCCAGCTGGAACCGGGCGGGCACGCGGAGCACGAGGCGCGGCTCTGCCACTGA
- the idi gene encoding isopentenyl-diphosphate Delta-isomerase, with amino-acid sequence MPITPATATHGSSEDTAEAILLELVDENGVTIGTAEKLAAHQPPGRLHRAFSVFLFDPRGRLLLQQRALGKYHSPGVWSNTCCGHPYPGEAPFAAAARRTHEELGVSPSLLAAAGTVRYNHPDPASGLVEQEYNHLFVGLVQAPPAPDPEEVAQTVFVTADELAERHARDPFSAWFMTVLDAARPAIRELTGPTAGW; translated from the coding sequence ATGCCGATCACACCCGCCACCGCGACGCACGGCTCGTCGGAGGACACCGCAGAGGCGATCTTGCTGGAACTGGTCGACGAGAACGGTGTGACGATCGGCACCGCGGAGAAGCTCGCCGCGCATCAGCCGCCGGGGCGGCTGCACCGGGCGTTCTCGGTGTTCCTCTTCGACCCGCGGGGGCGGCTGCTGCTCCAGCAGCGGGCGCTCGGCAAGTACCACTCCCCCGGTGTGTGGTCCAACACCTGCTGCGGTCACCCGTACCCGGGCGAGGCGCCGTTCGCGGCGGCGGCCCGGCGCACCCACGAGGAGCTCGGTGTGTCGCCGTCGCTGCTCGCGGCGGCCGGCACGGTCCGCTACAACCACCCGGACCCCGCCTCGGGCCTGGTGGAGCAGGAGTACAACCACCTGTTCGTCGGCCTGGTGCAGGCGCCGCCCGCGCCGGATCCGGAGGAGGTCGCCCAGACCGTCTTCGTGACGGCGGACGAGCTGGCCGAGCGGCACGCCCGGGACCCGTTCTCGGCCTGGTTCATGACCGTACTGGACGCGGCCCGGCCGGCGATCAGGGAGCTGACGGGCCCGACCGCCGGCTGGTGA
- a CDS encoding ATP-binding protein gives MDDRGHGHGPCPAGDGARPPGPLPYEGVWRFSAAAVDASVPQARHAVRDLLLRQGVPASDDLVHGLLLIVTELVTNAVRHAALLSPVLAVEVAVGAEWVRVSVEDNHPYRPTPLEADHGRTGGRGLLLVREVAREAGGVVDVEHTASGGKVVWAALPLKPPALS, from the coding sequence ATGGACGACCGCGGGCACGGACACGGCCCGTGCCCGGCGGGGGACGGTGCACGGCCGCCGGGCCCCCTGCCGTACGAGGGCGTCTGGCGGTTCAGCGCCGCCGCGGTGGACGCCTCGGTGCCGCAGGCCCGGCACGCGGTACGCGACCTGCTGCTGCGCCAGGGCGTGCCGGCCTCCGACGACCTGGTGCACGGACTGCTGCTGATCGTCACCGAGCTGGTCACCAACGCGGTGCGGCACGCGGCGCTGCTGTCGCCGGTGCTCGCCGTGGAGGTGGCCGTGGGAGCCGAGTGGGTGCGGGTGTCGGTGGAGGACAACCACCCCTACCGCCCCACCCCCCTGGAGGCCGACCACGGCCGGACCGGCGGCCGGGGACTGCTCCTGGTCCGCGAGGTGGCCCGGGAGGCGGGCGGGGTGGTCGACGTGGAGCACACCGCAAGCGGCGGCAAGGTGGTCTGGGCCGCCCTGCCGCTCAAGCCCCCGGCGCTGTCGTAG